One window of the Pseudomonas sp. S04 genome contains the following:
- a CDS encoding class I SAM-dependent rRNA methyltransferase, whose product MSSLNQALRAALDHRQDLLAELHQQGTDCYRLFHGSQEGAGGLTVDRYGPQLLVQSFHQALERDDLLALHATVNQQLGLDTLLVYNDRSRGNSRIDREDTVYRADEAALADMVGHEWGLNYRVRGRHAGQDPLLFLDLRNARGWVKQHSQGKSVLNLFAYTCGVGLSAAAGGAREVCNLDFAEGNLAVGRENGQLNPQLPSMQFVQSDYFPAIRQLAGLPISQRRGQKLPSYPRLEQRQYDLVLLDPPAWAKSAFGTVDLLRDYQSLLKPALLSTADNGVLICCNNLAKVSMDDWREQVLRCAEKAGRPVRECTVLPPAADFPSMDQQPPLKTLILQL is encoded by the coding sequence ATGTCTTCCTTGAATCAGGCGCTGCGCGCCGCCCTCGATCATCGCCAAGACTTGCTCGCCGAGCTTCACCAGCAAGGCACCGACTGCTACCGCCTGTTCCATGGCAGCCAGGAAGGCGCCGGCGGCCTGACCGTCGACCGTTACGGTCCGCAGTTGCTGGTGCAGAGCTTTCACCAGGCGCTGGAGCGCGACGACCTGCTGGCGTTGCACGCCACGGTCAATCAACAGCTGGGCCTCGACACCCTGCTGGTCTACAACGACCGCTCCCGGGGCAATTCGCGCATCGACCGGGAAGACACCGTGTACCGCGCCGACGAGGCCGCACTGGCAGACATGGTCGGCCACGAGTGGGGCCTGAACTATCGGGTGCGCGGGCGCCACGCCGGGCAGGATCCGCTGCTGTTTCTCGACCTGCGCAATGCCCGTGGCTGGGTCAAGCAACACAGCCAGGGCAAGAGTGTGCTGAACCTGTTCGCCTACACCTGTGGGGTCGGCCTGAGTGCCGCCGCCGGTGGCGCGCGCGAAGTGTGCAACCTGGATTTCGCCGAGGGCAACCTGGCGGTAGGCCGGGAAAACGGTCAGCTCAATCCGCAGTTGCCGAGCATGCAGTTCGTCCAGTCCGACTATTTCCCGGCAATCCGTCAATTGGCCGGCCTGCCGATCAGCCAGCGCCGCGGGCAAAAGCTGCCCAGCTATCCACGCCTGGAACAGCGCCAGTACGACCTGGTGTTGCTCGACCCACCGGCCTGGGCGAAAAGCGCGTTCGGCACCGTCGACCTGCTGCGCGACTACCAGAGCCTGCTGAAACCGGCGCTGCTCAGCACCGCGGACAATGGCGTACTGATCTGCTGCAACAACCTGGCGAAAGTCAGCATGGACGACTGGCGTGAGCAGGTCCTGCGGTGCGCGGAGAAGGCCGGGCGCCCGGTGCGCGAATGCACAGTGTTGCCGCCAGCCGCCGATTTCCCGTCGATGGATCAGCAACCACCACTCAAGACCCTGATCCTGCAGCTCTGA
- the coaE gene encoding dephospho-CoA kinase (Dephospho-CoA kinase (CoaE) performs the final step in coenzyme A biosynthesis.) — translation MNIPVEQPWILGLTGGIGSGKSAAAQHFIDLGIHAVDADHAARWVVEPGRPALAQIAEHFGGGVLQTDGQLDRAALRKLIFEIPEERRWLEKLLHPLIAEEIAAHLARAKSPYAILVSPLLIESGQYAMTQRVLVIDAPEQLQIERTLQRDQTSEQQVQAILKAQSSRQERIRHADDVLVNDRDLAWLHSEVERLHHFYLTLRGGQS, via the coding sequence ATGAATATCCCTGTGGAACAACCCTGGATTCTCGGCCTCACCGGTGGCATCGGTAGTGGCAAAAGCGCGGCGGCCCAGCATTTCATCGACCTCGGTATCCATGCGGTGGATGCCGATCATGCTGCGCGCTGGGTGGTCGAGCCCGGCCGCCCAGCACTGGCGCAGATCGCCGAGCACTTCGGTGGCGGCGTGTTGCAGACAGACGGCCAACTGGATCGGGCAGCACTGCGCAAGCTGATCTTCGAAATCCCCGAGGAGCGCCGCTGGCTGGAAAAGCTCCTGCATCCATTGATCGCCGAGGAAATTGCCGCGCACCTGGCACGCGCAAAATCGCCGTATGCGATCCTGGTATCACCCTTGCTGATCGAGTCCGGGCAGTACGCCATGACCCAACGGGTGCTGGTGATCGATGCCCCCGAACAACTGCAGATCGAACGCACCCTGCAGCGCGACCAGACCAGCGAACAGCAGGTCCAGGCGATTCTCAAGGCGCAGTCCAGCCGTCAGGAGCGCATCCGCCATGCCGACGATGTGCTGGTCAATGACCGCGACCTCGCCTGGCTGCACAGCGAAGTCGAACGCCTGCATCACTTTTACCTAACTTTGCGTGGAGGCCAGTCATGA
- a CDS encoding pilin, with amino-acid sequence MKGQRGFSLIELLVVVAIIGILVTVALPLYSKYQARAKVTAGLAEISALKVPFEDVINQGADPTLERLGASEITSHCTVSAAGSGASGLGSLGCTLVNAPGPVLNRTLTLSRTEAGGWSCATTVAADYSPKGCTTSEG; translated from the coding sequence ATGAAGGGACAAAGGGGATTCAGCCTGATCGAACTGCTGGTCGTGGTGGCGATCATTGGCATTCTGGTCACGGTGGCGTTGCCGCTGTATTCCAAATATCAGGCGCGGGCCAAGGTCACGGCCGGACTGGCCGAGATCTCGGCGCTCAAGGTGCCATTCGAAGACGTCATCAACCAGGGGGCTGATCCGACCCTGGAACGACTCGGCGCCAGCGAGATCACCAGCCATTGCACCGTCTCGGCGGCGGGCAGTGGTGCTTCCGGGCTAGGCAGCCTCGGCTGCACCCTGGTCAATGCGCCAGGCCCGGTGCTCAACCGCACCCTCACCCTTTCACGCACCGAGGCGGGCGGCTGGAGTTGCGCGACCACGGTAGCTGCGGACTACTCCCCCAAAGGCTGCACCACCAGCGAGGGCTGA
- a CDS encoding prepilin peptidase — MPLNEFLASSPTAFMILALGLGLVVGSFLNVLVWRLPSMLARDWRQQAREILELPGEAPGPTYNLMLPHSHCPHCSHPLRAWENIPLLSYLMLRGRCASCKTPISARYPLIELSCALLSGFIAWHLGFGWQAAGLLVLSWGLLALCLIDADHQLLPDVLVMPLLWLGVIVNAFELFVPLQDAVWGAVAGYLSLWTVYWLFKLITGKEGIGHGDFKLLALLGAWGGWQILPLTILLASLVGAVSGLLWLRWKRAKTSTPIPFGPYLAIAGWIAMLWGGQITDFYWQFVGLQ; from the coding sequence ATGCCCTTGAATGAATTTCTCGCCAGCTCCCCGACGGCCTTCATGATCCTGGCCCTCGGGCTGGGGCTGGTGGTCGGCAGCTTTCTCAACGTCCTGGTCTGGCGCCTGCCAAGCATGCTCGCTCGAGATTGGCGCCAGCAGGCCCGGGAGATCCTCGAGTTGCCTGGCGAGGCCCCAGGCCCCACCTACAACCTGATGCTGCCCCACTCCCATTGCCCCCACTGCAGCCATCCACTGCGCGCCTGGGAGAATATTCCACTGCTCAGCTACCTGATGCTGCGCGGGCGCTGCGCTAGCTGCAAAACCCCGATCAGTGCCCGTTACCCGCTGATCGAACTCAGTTGCGCGCTGCTCTCGGGCTTTATCGCCTGGCACCTGGGGTTTGGCTGGCAGGCCGCGGGGCTACTGGTGTTGAGCTGGGGCTTGTTGGCCCTGTGCCTGATCGACGCCGACCATCAGTTACTGCCCGACGTACTGGTCATGCCGTTGCTGTGGCTGGGGGTGATCGTCAACGCGTTCGAACTGTTCGTGCCACTCCAGGACGCCGTGTGGGGCGCCGTAGCCGGCTACCTGAGCTTGTGGACGGTGTATTGGCTGTTCAAGTTGATCACCGGCAAGGAAGGCATCGGCCATGGCGACTTCAAGCTCCTGGCACTACTGGGGGCCTGGGGTGGCTGGCAGATCTTGCCGCTGACGATCCTGCTGGCCTCACTGGTGGGGGCGGTCAGCGGACTGCTCTGGCTGCGCTGGAAACGGGCGAAAACCTCGACGCCGATCCCCTTCGGTCCCTATCTGGCAATTGCCGGCTGGATTGCCATGCTCTGGGGTGGTCAAATAACCGACTTCTATTGGCAGTTTGTCGGTTTGCAATGA
- the yacG gene encoding DNA gyrase inhibitor YacG produces the protein MSQPPVVTCPTCGAPVEWSASSTFRPFCSDRCKLIDLGAWASEEHKIPVSPDAEDDLFSEDFEPRH, from the coding sequence ATGAGCCAACCCCCTGTCGTCACCTGCCCAACCTGCGGCGCCCCCGTGGAATGGAGCGCCAGCAGCACCTTCCGGCCGTTTTGCTCGGACCGCTGCAAACTCATCGACCTAGGCGCCTGGGCCTCGGAAGAACACAAGATCCCGGTTAGCCCGGACGCGGAAGACGATCTGTTCAGCGAAGACTTCGAACCGCGCCACTAA
- a CDS encoding BON domain-containing protein, which translates to MKKFAIATATATALTLTLANAAFAQTTQNTQSPMVLAAGEVTEAKEATSDTWITTKVKADLVTEKGIPGTDIKVETNKGVVSLSSTTAVTESQKATAVKIAKNIKGVTAVSADGLKAE; encoded by the coding sequence ATGAAGAAGTTCGCTATCGCTACCGCAACTGCTACCGCTCTGACCCTGACTCTGGCCAACGCAGCTTTTGCGCAGACCACCCAAAACACCCAGTCGCCAATGGTGCTGGCTGCCGGTGAAGTGACCGAGGCGAAGGAAGCGACTTCCGACACCTGGATCACCACCAAAGTGAAGGCTGACCTGGTCACCGAGAAAGGCATTCCGGGTACCGATATCAAAGTCGAAACCAACAAAGGTGTGGTATCGCTGTCTTCCACCACTGCGGTGACCGAGTCGCAGAAAGCCACTGCGGTGAAAATCGCGAAAAACATCAAGGGCGTCACTGCCGTATCGGCTGACGGTCTGAAAGCCGAGTAA
- a CDS encoding oxygenase MpaB family protein, giving the protein MEFIRTRIETQIMSLSGLSLGKLDLENPKGDPGLFGPDSVSWQVHGDFSSMLIGGISALMLQALHPLALAGVWDHSNFRQDMLGRLRRTGQFISGTTFGSRQDAEWLIEKVRTIHLQVVGTAPDGRAYAASDPDLLTWVHVAEVSNFLAAHLRYRNPHLSGADQDRYYAEIALVAERLGAREVPRSRQQVADYLQRIRPQLLCDERSREVLRLLLNAPAPSRLAKPFGGLMMQAGIDLLPDWASAMLDVSQSALQRQLIRASINRSAPMLRWAVRNGSVQRAKRRMGLL; this is encoded by the coding sequence ATGGAATTCATCCGTACCCGCATTGAAACCCAGATCATGAGCCTGAGCGGACTGTCCCTGGGCAAGCTCGACCTGGAGAACCCCAAGGGCGATCCCGGCCTGTTCGGCCCCGACTCGGTGAGCTGGCAGGTCCACGGGGACTTCAGCAGCATGCTCATCGGCGGCATCAGTGCCTTGATGCTGCAAGCCTTGCACCCGCTGGCGCTGGCCGGGGTCTGGGACCATTCGAACTTTCGCCAGGACATGCTCGGGCGCCTGCGCCGCACCGGGCAGTTCATCTCCGGCACCACCTTCGGCTCACGGCAGGACGCCGAGTGGCTGATCGAAAAAGTGCGCACCATCCACCTGCAAGTGGTCGGCACCGCCCCCGATGGCCGAGCCTACGCCGCCAGCGACCCGGACCTGCTGACCTGGGTGCACGTGGCCGAAGTCAGCAACTTTCTCGCCGCTCACCTGCGCTACCGCAATCCGCATCTCTCAGGCGCCGACCAGGACCGCTACTACGCCGAGATCGCGCTGGTCGCTGAGCGCCTGGGCGCCCGTGAGGTGCCGCGTTCGCGCCAGCAAGTCGCCGACTACCTGCAACGGATCCGTCCACAACTGCTGTGCGACGAACGCAGTCGGGAAGTATTGCGCCTGCTGTTGAACGCCCCCGCCCCCAGTCGTCTCGCCAAACCTTTCGGCGGGCTGATGATGCAGGCCGGGATCGACCTGCTGCCGGACTGGGCCAGCGCCATGCTCGACGTCAGCCAGAGCGCACTGCAACGCCAACTGATCCGCGCCAGCATCAACCGCAGTGCGCCGATGCTGCGCTGGGCGGTGCGTAATGGCTCGGTGCAGCGCGCCAAGCGACGTATGGGGCTGTTGTAG
- a CDS encoding DUF748 domain-containing protein — MKPHMPKGLIRAIGALLTALALYSLLGFLILPGIALRIANQQLANYAAVPASIQRIEFNPFSLELTLWGLNIGEPGKEHVGFERLYADLQIDSLWTRALHLADVQLDKPKTSVLFSKDGTLNLTQLFKLPASEPTPADPEAKPFPLRIDRIDLARGYIHFQDLRPSEPIEFLYDKLDFELKNLSTLPEDNADMNLVAIGPAGGQIDWSGKISLVPITSEGSLKITDGKMKAFWPYVRDALPLVLEEGTVSLSTDYKLNLSKETELLLSNTSASIAPFAIKAPDGRPLARLERLDISETSIDLAKQQVIVGKIRSQKLETWAAREADGQLDWQKLFASQPAKPAVKAEAVDAPAAADSPKPEPAAPSKPWQVLLKDVELRNYQVHLADRQVKPAVALEVGPLNLDLKNFDSLNGSPFTLKLDTGVGKQGKLMADGEVNLAPVSARLNVQTRDIDLRVAQSYISPFILLELRSGMLGSDLAVNLKSTEPLAFNVTGKAQVDQLHTLDTLKSRDFLKWQKVMVEGLNYQHGDSLSINRINLQQPYVRFMINDDRTTNVDDLLIPQPADSTAKTTAGKPATSQDKPLGIHIGGIAINDGSANFADFSLTPNFATAIQQLNGQIGTIDSRQAKPASVDVKGKVDRYAPVTIKGSVNPFDPMAALDIATSFKRVELTTLTPYSGKFAGYRIRKGRLNLDLHYRITKGQLKADNKVVVEQLELGEKVDSPDAVSLPLKLAVALLKDVDGKISIELPVTGDLNNPQFSVMPIVWQTLRNLIVKAAAAPFKLIGGLVAGGGSEDLGTVSFAPGSSELSKDAEGALVKLASALKERPALRLEIEGTAAQSSDGPLIAEQRLEREYQYNYYKILQRRGDKVPAQASLLEVPEGEKTPLLEGIYRTRLKTQPPAEWKDLGKEERAAKMREGVITFWAGSDVLLRQLGQDRASSIKDYLVDKGQLADDRVYFIDANLGQAESDGRVITPLHLDAE, encoded by the coding sequence ATGAAGCCACACATGCCCAAAGGATTGATTCGCGCCATCGGCGCCTTGTTGACTGCTCTGGCCCTCTACAGCTTGCTGGGCTTTCTGATTCTGCCGGGTATCGCCTTGCGGATCGCCAATCAACAATTGGCCAATTACGCAGCGGTGCCGGCCAGCATCCAACGCATCGAGTTCAACCCGTTCAGCCTGGAGCTGACCCTGTGGGGCCTGAACATCGGCGAGCCTGGCAAGGAGCACGTCGGCTTCGAGCGTTTGTACGCCGACCTGCAGATCGACAGCCTCTGGACCCGCGCCCTGCACCTGGCCGATGTGCAACTGGACAAGCCAAAAACCTCGGTGCTGTTCAGCAAGGACGGCACCCTGAACCTCACCCAGCTGTTCAAGTTGCCGGCCAGTGAACCGACGCCGGCCGACCCCGAGGCCAAGCCCTTCCCGCTGCGCATCGACCGTATCGACCTGGCCCGTGGCTACATCCACTTCCAGGACTTGCGGCCGAGCGAACCCATCGAGTTCCTCTACGACAAACTGGATTTCGAGCTCAAGAACCTGAGCACCTTGCCGGAAGACAATGCCGACATGAACCTGGTGGCGATTGGTCCGGCCGGTGGCCAGATCGACTGGAGCGGCAAGATCAGCCTGGTGCCCATCACGTCCGAAGGCAGCTTGAAAATCACCGATGGCAAGATGAAAGCCTTTTGGCCCTATGTGCGCGACGCGCTGCCACTGGTGCTTGAAGAAGGCACGGTCAGCCTCAGCACCGATTACAAGCTCAACCTGTCCAAGGAAACCGAACTGCTGCTGAGCAACACCTCGGCCAGCATCGCCCCCTTTGCCATCAAGGCCCCGGATGGCCGGCCACTCGCCCGTCTCGAACGCCTGGACATCAGCGAAACCAGCATCGACCTGGCTAAACAACAAGTGATTGTCGGCAAGATCCGCAGCCAGAAACTGGAGACTTGGGCCGCCCGCGAAGCCGATGGCCAACTCGACTGGCAGAAGCTGTTCGCCAGCCAGCCAGCCAAGCCGGCGGTCAAGGCCGAAGCGGTGGATGCACCGGCGGCGGCCGACTCCCCTAAACCCGAGCCCGCTGCGCCGAGCAAACCCTGGCAGGTGCTGCTCAAGGATGTCGAGCTGCGCAATTACCAGGTGCACCTGGCCGATCGCCAAGTCAAACCGGCGGTGGCGCTGGAGGTCGGCCCGCTGAACCTGGACCTGAAAAATTTCGACAGTCTCAATGGCTCGCCCTTTACCCTCAAGCTCGATACCGGCGTGGGCAAGCAAGGCAAGCTGATGGCCGACGGCGAAGTCAACCTGGCCCCGGTCAGCGCCCGGCTCAACGTACAGACCCGGGACATCGACCTGCGGGTCGCCCAGTCCTACATCAGCCCGTTCATTCTTCTGGAACTGCGCTCCGGGATGCTCGGCAGCGACCTGGCCGTCAATCTCAAGAGCACCGAGCCCCTGGCCTTCAACGTCACCGGCAAGGCCCAGGTCGACCAGTTGCACACCCTCGACACCCTCAAATCCCGTGATTTCCTCAAGTGGCAGAAGGTCATGGTCGAAGGGCTGAACTATCAGCACGGCGACAGCCTGTCGATCAATCGAATCAACCTGCAGCAGCCCTACGTGCGGTTCATGATCAATGATGATCGGACCACCAACGTCGACGACCTGCTGATCCCGCAACCAGCCGACAGCACGGCGAAAACCACGGCAGGCAAACCTGCCACCAGCCAGGACAAGCCGCTGGGCATTCACATCGGTGGCATTGCGATCAACGACGGCTCGGCGAACTTTGCCGACTTCAGCCTGACGCCGAACTTCGCCACCGCGATCCAACAACTCAATGGCCAGATCGGCACCATCGACAGTCGCCAGGCCAAGCCGGCCTCGGTGGACGTCAAAGGCAAGGTCGACCGTTACGCCCCGGTGACCATCAAGGGCAGCGTCAATCCGTTCGACCCAATGGCGGCACTGGATATCGCCACCAGCTTCAAACGAGTCGAGCTGACGACCCTGACCCCTTACTCCGGCAAATTCGCCGGCTACCGGATCCGTAAGGGTCGCCTCAATCTCGACCTGCATTACCGGATCACCAAGGGCCAGCTCAAGGCGGATAACAAAGTGGTGGTCGAGCAGTTGGAGCTGGGCGAGAAAGTCGACAGCCCGGATGCGGTCAGCCTGCCGCTGAAACTGGCCGTGGCCTTGCTCAAGGACGTCGACGGCAAGATTTCCATCGAACTGCCGGTCACTGGCGACCTCAACAACCCCCAGTTCAGTGTGATGCCGATTGTCTGGCAAACCCTGCGCAACCTGATCGTAAAAGCGGCAGCTGCGCCATTCAAACTGATCGGCGGGTTGGTCGCCGGCGGCGGTTCCGAAGACCTGGGTACCGTGTCCTTCGCACCGGGCTCCAGCGAACTGAGCAAGGATGCCGAGGGCGCATTGGTCAAACTGGCCAGCGCCCTCAAGGAGCGCCCGGCCCTGCGCCTGGAAATCGAAGGCACCGCCGCGCAAAGCAGTGACGGCCCGTTGATTGCCGAGCAGCGCCTGGAGCGCGAGTACCAGTACAACTATTACAAGATTCTCCAGCGTCGCGGCGACAAGGTACCGGCCCAGGCTTCATTGCTGGAAGTCCCGGAAGGGGAAAAAACCCCGTTGCTCGAAGGGATCTACCGCACTCGCCTAAAAACCCAACCACCGGCTGAATGGAAGGACCTGGGCAAGGAAGAGCGCGCCGCAAAAATGCGTGAAGGGGTCATCACGTTCTGGGCGGGCAGCGATGTGCTGTTGCGTCAACTGGGCCAGGACCGCGCCAGCAGCATCAAGGACTACCTGGTGGACAAGGGCCAACTGGCCGATGACCGGGTGTACTTCATCGATGCCAACCTGGGTCAGGCCGAAAGTGATGGCCGGGTCATCACGCCGCTGCACCTGGACGCTGAATAA
- the acs gene encoding acetate--CoA ligase, whose protein sequence is MFDISTFPKADAVRRAGQLSQDDYQRLYRQSIDHPDSFWAEQARQFLDWSQPWQTVQRCDIKTGQAQWFAGGQLNVSYNCIDRHLATRSQQTAIIWEGDDPADSQQITYQQLHDHVCRLANVLKSRGVKKGDRVCIYMPMIPEAAYAMLACSRIGAVHSVVFGGFSPDSLRDRILDADCRTVITANEGVRGGKNVPLKHNVDQALLSCPAVSTVIVVQRTQGQVNWQEGRDLWYHQAVHDASAQCPPQPMDAEDPLFILYTSGSTGKPKGVLHTTGGYLLQAAMTFKYVLDYRDGEVFWCTADVGWVTGHSYIVYGPLANGATTLIFEGVPNYPNSSRFWHVIDKHQVNIFYTAPTALRALMREGSAPLQDSSRSSLRLLGSVGEPINPEAWEWYFNAVGEQRCPIVDTWWQTETGGIMLSPLVSAQRIKPGCATQPMFGVQPVLLDEQGQEISGPGSGVLALKSSWPAQIRSVYGDPQRMLDTYFKPYPGYYFTGDGARRDEDGDYWITGRIDDVINVSGHRIGTAEVESALVLHDSIAEAAVVGYPHDVKGQGIYAFVTPMNGIEPDAALKQQLLAHVSKEIGSFAKPDLIQWAPALPKTRSGKIMRRILRKIACNELDSLGDTSTLADPSVVAGLIDKRLNQ, encoded by the coding sequence ATGTTCGATATCAGCACATTCCCCAAAGCCGATGCCGTCCGCCGGGCTGGGCAATTAAGTCAGGACGACTATCAACGCCTGTACCGCCAGTCCATCGATCATCCCGATAGCTTCTGGGCCGAACAGGCCAGGCAATTTCTCGACTGGTCCCAGCCCTGGCAGACCGTCCAGCGCTGCGATATCAAGACTGGCCAAGCCCAATGGTTCGCCGGCGGCCAGCTCAACGTCAGCTACAACTGCATCGACCGTCACCTGGCCACACGCAGTCAACAGACCGCGATCATCTGGGAAGGCGACGACCCCGCTGACTCGCAACAGATCACCTACCAACAACTGCATGACCACGTCTGCCGCCTGGCCAACGTGCTGAAAAGCCGCGGCGTGAAAAAAGGCGACCGGGTGTGCATCTACATGCCGATGATCCCTGAAGCCGCCTACGCGATGCTCGCCTGCTCGCGCATCGGTGCCGTGCATTCGGTGGTGTTCGGCGGTTTTTCCCCGGACTCGCTGCGCGACCGCATCCTCGATGCCGACTGCCGCACAGTCATCACCGCCAACGAAGGCGTGCGCGGCGGCAAGAACGTGCCACTCAAACATAACGTCGACCAGGCCCTGCTCAGTTGCCCCGCTGTCAGTACGGTGATCGTGGTCCAGCGCACCCAGGGCCAGGTCAATTGGCAGGAGGGCCGCGACCTCTGGTATCACCAGGCCGTGCACGATGCCAGCGCACAGTGCCCGCCCCAGCCGATGGACGCCGAGGACCCGCTATTCATTCTCTACACCTCCGGCAGCACCGGTAAACCCAAGGGCGTGCTGCACACCACCGGGGGCTATCTGCTGCAAGCAGCGATGACCTTCAAGTACGTGCTCGACTACCGCGACGGCGAAGTATTCTGGTGCACCGCCGACGTCGGCTGGGTCACCGGCCACAGCTACATCGTCTATGGCCCGCTGGCCAACGGCGCCACCACCCTGATCTTCGAAGGCGTGCCCAACTACCCCAACAGCTCGCGTTTCTGGCACGTCATCGACAAACACCAGGTCAACATCTTCTACACCGCCCCCACCGCGTTGCGCGCCCTGATGCGTGAAGGCTCCGCGCCCTTGCAGGACAGCTCGCGCAGCAGCCTGCGCCTGCTGGGCAGCGTCGGCGAACCGATCAACCCGGAAGCCTGGGAATGGTATTTCAATGCCGTCGGCGAACAACGCTGCCCGATCGTCGACACTTGGTGGCAGACCGAAACCGGCGGCATCATGCTCAGCCCGCTGGTCAGCGCACAACGGATCAAACCCGGTTGCGCCACACAACCAATGTTCGGTGTACAGCCGGTGCTGCTCGATGAGCAAGGCCAGGAAATCAGCGGCCCCGGCAGTGGCGTACTGGCGCTCAAGTCCAGTTGGCCGGCGCAGATCCGCAGCGTCTACGGCGACCCGCAGCGAATGCTCGATACCTACTTCAAGCCCTACCCCGGCTACTACTTCACCGGTGACGGCGCTCGCCGGGATGAGGACGGCGATTACTGGATCACCGGGCGCATCGACGATGTGATCAACGTTTCCGGGCACCGGATCGGCACCGCCGAAGTCGAAAGCGCCCTGGTGCTGCACGACAGCATTGCCGAGGCGGCGGTGGTCGGTTACCCCCACGACGTCAAAGGCCAGGGCATCTACGCCTTCGTTACCCCGATGAACGGCATCGAGCCCGATGCAGCCCTGAAACAACAATTGCTGGCCCATGTCAGCAAGGAAATCGGCAGCTTCGCCAAGCCGGACCTGATCCAGTGGGCGCCGGCCTTGCCGAAAACCCGCTCAGGCAAGATCATGCGGCGTATCTTGCGCAAGATCGCTTGCAATGAACTCGACAGCCTCGGCGACACCTCGACCCTGGCTGACCCGAGTGTGGTCGCGGGGCTGATCGACAAGCGCCTGAATCAATGA
- a CDS encoding type II secretion system F family protein has translation MAVKAAKVSLYAWQGTDRTGRKMSGESSAQTPALIKAQLRQRGIIPGKVRKKFAPLFSAGQRVTAQDIALFTRQMATMLKAGVPLLQAFDIIAEGFDNPRMRGLLEDLRQDVMAGSSLTTALRKKPQHFDELYCNLIDAGEQAGALDTLLERVASYREKTQRLKARVRKAMTYPLAVLLVAVIVSAILLLKVVPQFEVMFQGFGAELPALTRGVIGLAEFLRHSGWLLLGGLLAAALGVHQTQRRSPRFRDWLQTRWLDLPVVGPLLRKSAVARYARTLSTTFAAGVPLLEALNSVAGATGNRVFKQAVLAIREDVCSGMQLHVAMRNSGVFPNLAIQMTAIGEESGALDDMLGNVASYYEDEVETLVDHLTSLLEPLIMAVLGVIVGGLVIAMYLPIFQLGTAI, from the coding sequence ATGGCGGTCAAAGCAGCAAAGGTCAGCCTGTACGCCTGGCAAGGCACCGATAGAACAGGCCGCAAAATGTCCGGCGAATCGAGCGCGCAGACTCCGGCCCTGATCAAGGCCCAGTTGCGCCAGCGCGGCATCATCCCGGGCAAGGTACGCAAAAAATTCGCCCCCCTGTTCAGCGCTGGCCAACGGGTTACTGCCCAGGATATCGCGCTCTTCACTAGGCAAATGGCGACCATGCTCAAGGCCGGTGTGCCGCTGCTGCAGGCCTTCGACATCATCGCCGAAGGCTTCGACAACCCACGCATGCGGGGCCTGCTGGAGGACTTGAGACAGGACGTGATGGCCGGCAGCAGCCTGACCACCGCCCTGCGCAAAAAGCCGCAACACTTCGACGAGCTCTACTGCAACCTGATTGACGCCGGCGAGCAGGCCGGCGCCCTCGACACCTTGCTGGAGCGGGTGGCGAGTTACCGGGAAAAAACTCAACGGCTCAAGGCGCGGGTGCGTAAAGCCATGACCTACCCGCTGGCGGTGCTCCTGGTCGCGGTGATCGTCAGCGCTATCCTGTTGCTCAAGGTGGTGCCGCAGTTCGAAGTGATGTTCCAGGGTTTTGGTGCCGAGCTTCCGGCACTGACCCGCGGTGTGATCGGGCTTGCCGAATTCCTCCGGCACAGCGGCTGGCTGCTGCTAGGTGGGCTGCTCGCTGCCGCGTTGGGGGTGCACCAGACCCAACGCCGCTCCCCGAGGTTTCGCGACTGGCTACAGACGCGCTGGCTGGATCTGCCGGTGGTCGGCCCCCTGCTGCGCAAGTCGGCGGTCGCCCGCTATGCGCGCACGTTATCGACTACCTTCGCCGCCGGGGTGCCGCTGCTGGAGGCTTTGAATTCGGTGGCCGGGGCCACGGGCAATCGGGTTTTCAAACAGGCAGTGCTGGCGATCCGCGAGGACGTGTGTAGCGGCATGCAGTTGCATGTGGCGATGCGCAACAGCGGGGTATTTCCCAACCTGGCGATCCAGATGACCGCGATTGGCGAAGAATCTGGGGCGCTGGACGACATGCTCGGCAACGTCGCGAGCTACTATGAAGACGAAGTCGAGACCCTGGTCGATCACCTGACCAGCCTGCTGGAACCCCTTATCATGGCTGTACTTGGGGTAATCGTCGGCGGGCTGGTGATTGCTATGTACCTGCCCATTTTCCAACTTGGTACGGCGATCTGA